Within Vespula vulgaris chromosome 23, iyVesVulg1.1, whole genome shotgun sequence, the genomic segment aatccTTTCTCAATGGGAAGCTGCTACTTTTTATACCATctttagtaataatttttatgctTATCCCATCACCAGtataaatatctctttctgCAGCAGATATGAAAACATCTTTCAGTACTAACAAAGCTTTTTCTTGTGTAAGTAATTCAACTTTGATGTCTTCTTGATTTTTATATCCAAtctaaaaattacataaaaaaaaattaaaaccaaTTTTATCAAGTTACTTCCTTTtgtttatattcataaatattgataatataccTGATTATCAAGAAGAGGTTGTAAAAGTGCACCAGCGGATCCACCAGCTCTGTATGTAGATCTTTCACAGTGTCCTATCGGATCATAACTATAGACACATCCTTTCCCATTCTCATCTAATCCAGCAAGTACATTACTGACATAATAgggaaaaaatcttttataatatagcaTAGCTGAAAGCATCTGTGCTACAGCTGGTGTTGACATCTTTTTTTGATGTTCATGCTCGTACATCTGTTAAAGTTATTatagtaaaattataaattaatacagatatttacattttctaattttaaggTCAATTACCTGCATGCGAGCAGATAATAATCTGGTCAAACTTAACGTATCACACCAACAACCAGAGCAACCTAAAACAGTAGTATCTGACAGaggaaacaatttttcttgttctcgAGTACAAATAGAATACCCTGTACTAAGTCGATTATCTGCAGCAATTATGCAAAAATCATCACCAGCAAGAGCAACCACACTCctaaaaaatttcaacaaaaaaattaatgtataacaattaattaatatgaaacATTAATTGGactcataaaaaatatgacaaatatattaataaattttattatatttatcgatatatacgtatatacgaacgaatgaattgaataaattaaaactgtatgaattaattaaattgaatccatactttgattttgaaaatcattggttttaaaaaatattaggttatcttatattttaccCTCCATTATCAGCATAAGGGCTGAAATTCACTTGCTtaattccttctctttcataaTCAGGTAAACCTCGTGATATTTTGCTCTGAGTATAAAGAGCCATGTTttgtaagaaacaaaaattaaacttttaaaagaaattaggaTCAACTACAATCGACCACGAATGACACCAcactttctatcgaatatcaTAAATTCGTATGCTTGCAGCGCTAATCATTGAGTTGAACTAAGGTGATTTTCAATTGGTCGCGTTATTTTCGTATCAGCCAATCGTATACATGAATTAAACGTAACTACGTTTTTTTACAGATCAATGAAAAGTCCCATAAATTATGTGATAAAAAACTATTAGCAGggtttataaacattttagcCTTAcaatagataatttatttattatagtaaaagcaagtaaataattctataatattggttactcaaatattaaaaactctGATACGTGTTGATAAAATTTAGGAGGTATAGTTTTCCTTAATTCTTCCTTACTTAACCATTGGTACTTTTTATCGCTCGCAATGGATCCATCTATATATCGagctaaaaaataaaataccttTGCTCCACACTTGTcactttctttattattttgctctaaatatttatatttatggaaACCAATTGGTGCATTTCCATAAAATCTAACCGTCATTTCTGTACCACAAAATTCTTGCAATACTCTTTCTGCTgcctttaatataaaaaattttctcaatactgtatttttatcaaatacataagaataatattgacTTTAGATACTGACTTGCCTCATTGTTTCTCCATCTTTTCTAAGACCTTGAGGTGGAATCCAAGAAGCAATATTGTTGACATTTTGTTCTACAAGTAAAACTAATGTTTTGtctaatttatacatatgacTAGTTTTGTCATTAGATTTATCaaattctgaaataaaaaatatatcttgatggagatattcttatttatagtttttataataaattattaaagtacattttcaaatatatatagaaatatattagaaataatattaaaacaatatcCTATTTATATACCTGTAATTCTAGAtgcaaattgaaaattttttaattcttcttgaCAACTGTCTTCAAACTCTTGTGCTGTTTGCAATGAAACAATGTCAGTATCTGCAATATTTGATTCTAATGGTTGCTTCTGCTCAAGTTTCTCCTTTTCAAGTTTAAGCTCATGGTCTGACTTCATACTATTTTCATACTCTatcctttttaataaattataataatttgtttctatttcattcataGGTTTTGTAATAATCGGATGACGTTCAAGACATACAGCACTTAATAGATCCCACTTTGATTTGGAGGaagtatttattaatcttttgcAATGCCATTGAGAAGcagaaaatgtattttttacttcttttaaaATGCCTGTAAAAATTGATtcaattacaatatattacactaaaatggaatattattattattataaaattttatttacttaatgaAACATCAAATTTCAATGAAGCTTTAAAAGCCtgtttgaacattttttttttttttttaaatataacctaaaagattataatttttaattttattaaacgtgtcaaaataaagtatatatattacactttttataaattatatt encodes:
- the LOC127071747 gene encoding 39S ribosomal protein L46, mitochondrial isoform X1 gives rise to the protein MSLVSFLRSQLNGRIFGSSLYFSIYLISDQTYRSLMCMKVIFKKKKKMFKQAFKASLKFDVSLSILKEVKNTFSASQWHCKRLINTSSKSKWDLLSAVCLERHPIITKPMNEIETNYYNLLKRIEYENSMKSDHELKLEKEKLEQKQPLESNIADTDIVSLQTAQEFEDSCQEELKNFQFASRITEFDKSNDKTSHMYKLDKTLVLLVEQNVNNIASWIPPQGLRKDGETMRQAAERVLQEFCGTEMTVRFYGNAPIGFHKYKYLEQNNKESDKCGAKVFYFLARYIDGSIASDKKYQWLSKEELRKTIPPKFYQHVSEFLIFE
- the LOC127071747 gene encoding 39S ribosomal protein L46, mitochondrial isoform X2, whose translation is MFKQAFKASLKFDVSLSILKEVKNTFSASQWHCKRLINTSSKSKWDLLSAVCLERHPIITKPMNEIETNYYNLLKRIEYENSMKSDHELKLEKEKLEQKQPLESNIADTDIVSLQTAQEFEDSCQEELKNFQFASRITEFDKSNDKTSHMYKLDKTLVLLVEQNVNNIASWIPPQGLRKDGETMRQAAERVLQEFCGTEMTVRFYGNAPIGFHKYKYLEQNNKESDKCGAKVFYFLARYIDGSIASDKKYQWLSKEELRKTIPPKFYQHVSEFLIFE
- the LOC127071749 gene encoding proteasome subunit beta type-1 yields the protein MALYTQSKISRGLPDYEREGIKQVNFSPYADNGGSVVALAGDDFCIIAADNRLSTGYSICTREQEKLFPLSDTTVLGCSGCWCDTLSLTRLLSARMQMYEHEHQKKMSTPAVAQMLSAMLYYKRFFPYYVSNVLAGLDENGKGCVYSYDPIGHCERSTYRAGGSAGALLQPLLDNQIGYKNQEDIKVELLTQEKALLVLKDVFISAAERDIYTGDGISIKIITKDGIKSSSFPLRKD